The DNA segment ACCTGCACTATATTCCCCCCACTGACCTGTTCCTACTACATAGTAAGCTGCTGGTCTTTGATTGTTTGGTATATACTTTGTAACTTCTTTTGTTCTCTCTACCTTAGCTTTCAGACTCGAAACTAATGCCCTTGCTTCATACTTTTTATTTACTATTAAACCTAAGTCTATAATGTATTGATACATTTCATCAATAGAATTAGGTGAAGATTGTGCTACTATTGATATTCCTGCTTGTTTAAATTTATTTAATACCTCCTCTTTATAGTGAGTTGCAGCTATAACCATATCTGGTTGTAATCCAATAACTGTTTCTATATTAGGGTCTGTCATATTACCAACTTCTTTTATAGATAATGCTTCTTCTGGGTAATTACAATATTGAGTCCTTCCCTTTATTCTATCTCCTGCTCCTATTGCGAATAAAGTTTCAGTAACACTTGGAGCTAATGACACTATTGATTCAGGTTCTCTGTCAACAGTATATTTATTATCACCATCTGTGAAAGTTATAGGATAACTAATTTCATCTATTTTTTCTGCAATAACTTTTTGATTTTCTCCATCCCATCTTATTTCGTATCCTACTGTTTCTAGTATAAACCTTAAAGGAAGATATATTTTCTCCTCTTTTACGTAAGATGTTGCATCTAAAGTTAATGGTACTCCATTAACTGTTACATCATTAGAATTTAAAGTAAACTTGATTTCTACCTCTTCATTCTTAACTATTGCTGTATCACCTGTTTTAAAAGCTTCAAGACCAAATTGTTCTAAACTGTTCTCTTCAACATACGTTCTTCCATTTTTAAGCTCTGTTATTATTTCCTTATCTTGACCATCTAAACTCAAGTTTACTGATGAAGCAAATG comes from the Caldisalinibacter kiritimatiensis genome and includes:
- a CDS encoding helical backbone metal receptor, giving the protein MKRNVKILSLLLVFLVAFSTISFASSVNLSLDGQDKEIITELKNGRTYVEENSLEQFGLEAFKTGDTAIVKNEEVEIKFTLNSNDVTVNGVPLTLDATSYVKEEKIYLPLRFILETVGYEIRWDGENQKVIAEKIDEISYPITFTDGDNKYTVDREPESIVSLAPSVTETLFAIGAGDRIKGRTQYCNYPEEALSIKEVGNMTDPNIETVIGLQPDMVIAATHYKEEVLNKFKQAGISIVAQSSPNSIDEMYQYIIDLGLIVNKKYEARALVSSLKAKVERTKEVTKYIPNNQRPAAYYVVGTGQWGEYSAGRDTFISEFISIAGGINVADDVTGWKYSLEKLIQHDPEIMFGPEFAYDTMKTGENYKALTAIQEENFVIVNPDIFSRPSPRAVNEGLKLLLEIFHENKIEELNF